From Echeneis naucrates chromosome 7, fEcheNa1.1, whole genome shotgun sequence, one genomic window encodes:
- the ppih gene encoding peptidyl-prolyl cis-trans isomerase H, with protein MSVLSTNPNNPVVFFDITIGGQDVGRMKIELFADVVPKTAENFRQFCTGEFRKDGVPIGYKGCTFHRVIKDFMIQGGDFVNGDGTGICSIYRGPFADENFRMKHSAPGLLSMANSGPGTNGCQFFITCTKCDWLDGKHVVFGKVVDGLLIMRKIENVPTGPNNKPKLPIVIAQCGEM; from the exons ATGTCTGTTCTTTCAACAAACCCCAACAATCCCGTCGTGTTCTTCGACATCACCATCGGAGGGCAG GATGTTGGACGGATGAAGATCGAGCTGTTTGCTGATGTGGTTCCCAAGACAGCAGAAAATTTCCG GCAGTTCTGCACTGGAGAGTTCAG GAAAGATGGAGTCCCCATTGGTTACAAAGGCTGCACATTCCACAG GGTCATCAAAGACTTCATGATTCAAGGAGGGGACTTTGTAAAT GGTGATGGAACTGGTATCTGCAGCATCTACAGGGGACCATTTGCAGATGAAAACTTCAGAATGAAGCACTCGGCGCCTGGTCTTCTGTCCATG GCAAACAGCGGGCCAGGGACAAATGGCTGTCAGTTTTTCATCACCTGTACTAAATGTGACTGGTTAGATGGGAAACATGTTGTTTTCG GAAAAGTGGTTGATGGTTTGCTGATCATGAGAAAAATTGAG AATGTCCCTACAGGACCCAACAACAAGCCCAAACTCCCCATCGTCATTGCACAGTGTGGAGAGATGTGA
- the LOC115046601 gene encoding probable G-protein coupled receptor 160, with the protein MTATLSRKVFLEHFDAPQPEVPETTSHSLTMLAIMHQWTEGSDWNVDYIGKHLGLLLSKMGLDMMIFPLCYRKLQNSFLSMCSVSIILADMLLAFCMAAVWFLGTERFPMSPCFLLAHASGALKVLQLPFLCLGLLDYCLEDTSFGKRTGFCKSLRNMFLTILIWVLAVVYSVFSVKGELIQLDYMTGSKTAMCIVEELTVIPYFQLVLLTTVIFSMLPFWSSIPKWVKEAERLSELREKQETKRGDLLISKSFLETECLEDITWARPPLWFSLTLAFAVTWMPYLAVSVACLVLGFTVPTYISVNLLWLESTNSLLMGLVFWVKSKSLGPHSHLPENVCSWKIYWHLSKEVRELCVGVLNPSTTKSNNLFYV; encoded by the exons ATGACGGCAACCCTGAGCAGAAAG GTTTTTCTGGAACACTTTGATGCTCCACAGCCAGAAGTGCCAGAGACAACGAGCCACTCCTTGACAATGCTGGCCATCATGCACCAATGGACAGAGGGGTCAGACTGGAATGTAGATTACATTGGCAAGCACCTGGGCCTTCTGCTTTCTAAGATGGGCCTGGACATGATGATCTTTCCCCTATGCTACCGGAAGCTGCAAAACTCCTTTTTGAGCATGTGCAGCGTGTCCATTATCCTCGCCGACATGTTGTTGGCATTTTGTATGGCAGCTGTATGGTTTCTCGGGACTGAAAGGTTCCCTATGTCACCCTGCTTCCTTTTGGCTCATGCTTCTGGAGCACTTAAAGTGCTGCAACTACCTTTCCTGTGCCTGGGTTTGCTTGACTACTGTCTAGAGGATACCAGCTTTGGCAAGCGGACGGGCTTCTGCAAATCCCTCAGGAACATGTTCTTGACAATACTGATTTGGGTGCTTGCTGTTGTTtactctgtgttttctgtgaaaggTGAGCTAATACAGCTAGATTACATGACAGGGAGTAAGACGGCGATGTGTATCGTTGAAGAGTTGACAGTGATTCCCTACTTCCAGCTGGTGCTTCTCACTACGGTTATTTTTTCAATGTTACCCTTTTGGTCAAGTATTCCAAAGTGGGTGAAAGAGGCTGAGAGGTTATCTGAACTCAGGGAAAAACAAGAGACCAAGAGAGGTGACTTGCTTATCTCAAAGTCCTTCCTGGAGACAGAATGCCTTGAGGACATCACCTGGGCACGACCGCCTCTGTGGTTTAGCCTAACGCTGGCCTTTGCTGTAACATGGATGCCTTATCTTGCAGTATCAGTGGCTTGTCTGGTCTTAGGCTTTACAGTACCAACCTACATCAGCGTGAACCTTCTGTGGCTGGAGAGCACCAACAGCTTACTGATGGGTTTGGTGTTCTGGGTAAAAAGCAAGTCACTTGGGCCGCACAGCCACCTACcagaaaatgtgtgttcatGGAAAATTTACTGGCATTTGAGCAAGGAAGTAAGGGAGCTCTGTGTAGGTGTGTTAAACCCATCAACCACGAAGAGTAACAATCTTTTCTATGTGTAA